In Spinacia oleracea cultivar Varoflay chromosome 5, BTI_SOV_V1, whole genome shotgun sequence, a single window of DNA contains:
- the LOC110798807 gene encoding ubiquitin-conjugating enzyme E2 variant 1D isoform X2, with the protein MTIGSGGSSVVVPRNFRLLEELERGEKGIGDGSVSYGMDDGDDIYMRSWTGTIIGPHNSVHEGRIYQLKLFCDKDYPEKPPSARFHTRVNMTCVNPETGMVEPKKFGMLANWQREFTMEDILSQLRKEMAAPHNRKLVQPPEGTYF; encoded by the exons ATGACGATCGGCTCCGGTGGATCAAGCGTCGTGG TTCCCAGAAACTTCAGGTTGCTGGAAGAACTTGAACGTGGTGAAAAAGGAATTGGAGATGGGAGCGTCAGCTATGGTATGGATGATGGTGATGACATCTACATGCGTTCTTGGACGGGTACTATAATTGGCCCTCATAAT AGCGTACATGAAGGCCGTATCTATCAGTTGAAGCTCTTCTGTGACAAGGATTATCCAGAGAAACCTCCAAGTGCCCGCTTCCACACACGGGTTAACATGACTTGTGTGAATCCTGAGACTGGAATG GTTGAACCAAAGAAGTTTGGGATGTTGGCGAATTGGCAGAGAGAGTTCACCATGGAGGACATCCTGAGTCAGCTGAGGAAAGAAATGGCTGCACCCCACAACCGAAAACTTGTTCAACCTCCAGAAGGAACCTATTTCTAG
- the LOC110798807 gene encoding ubiquitin-conjugating enzyme E2 variant 1D isoform X1 — protein sequence MTIGSGGSSVVVPRNFRLLEELERGEKGIGDGSVSYGMDDGDDIYMRSWTGTIIGPHNQSVHEGRIYQLKLFCDKDYPEKPPSARFHTRVNMTCVNPETGMVEPKKFGMLANWQREFTMEDILSQLRKEMAAPHNRKLVQPPEGTYF from the exons ATGACGATCGGCTCCGGTGGATCAAGCGTCGTGG TTCCCAGAAACTTCAGGTTGCTGGAAGAACTTGAACGTGGTGAAAAAGGAATTGGAGATGGGAGCGTCAGCTATGGTATGGATGATGGTGATGACATCTACATGCGTTCTTGGACGGGTACTATAATTGGCCCTCATAAT CAGAGCGTACATGAAGGCCGTATCTATCAGTTGAAGCTCTTCTGTGACAAGGATTATCCAGAGAAACCTCCAAGTGCCCGCTTCCACACACGGGTTAACATGACTTGTGTGAATCCTGAGACTGGAATG GTTGAACCAAAGAAGTTTGGGATGTTGGCGAATTGGCAGAGAGAGTTCACCATGGAGGACATCCTGAGTCAGCTGAGGAAAGAAATGGCTGCACCCCACAACCGAAAACTTGTTCAACCTCCAGAAGGAACCTATTTCTAG